The Candidatus Sericytochromatia bacterium genome includes the window GCCTGCGCCATTCAGCATCCCCGTCTCAATGCCGTCCAGCAGGCTCTCAAGGAAGTCTTGCCGATGCTCGACCTGAGCCCCTACGACGAGCGACGCGGCACGGGCTTTTTGCGTTCCGCCTTTGCCAAGGTCGGGCACCGCACCGGCGCGCTCATGGTCGGCCTGGTGACCCGCGAAGCCGCCTTTCCCCAGGGGCCGGCCCTGGTGGCTGCGCTACGCGAGCGCCTGCCAGACGTCCACAGCATCGTGCAGAATGTCCATCCGGGCGTTGGGAACAAGTTGCTCGGGCCGCGCAATCTGGTGCTCGACGGGGCCGAGGCCATCGAGGAAACGCTGGCCGTCAGCCCGGAGAGGGCCCCTTTGCGTCTGTCCATCTCGCCCTTGGCCTTCTTCCAGGTCAATGGCGCTGCGGTCGAAGTGCTGTATGACCAGGTGGCCCGCGCGTGCGGGCTTCCGCCGGAGCCGTCGGCCCAGCGTGTCCCCTCGCTGATCGTGGATGCCTACAGCGGGACCGGGGCGATCGCGATGTTTCTGGCGGCGCGCGGCGCGCCGCGGGTGGTGGGCATCGAAGTGGTGGCGGAAGCCACGCGGGACGCCGAACGAGGCGCCAGCAACAACGGTCTGACCGAGCGCTGTCGCTTCAAGACCGGCAAGGTGGAGGACCTGCTGGCGGGTGTGCTGGCCGCCGCCCCGGGCGATACCCTGGTGGTCCTCGACCCGCCGAGGAAAGGCTGCGAAGAGAGCGTTCTCCAGTGCCTGCTGCAGGCCCGCCCCAGCGTGATCGTGTACGTCTCGTGTCATCCCGTCACGCTCGCGCGCGACCTCAAGCGATTGGCTGCCGGCGGCTACGTGCTCGAAAGCGTCCAACCGGTCGACATGTTTCCCCAGACGGCCCACGTGGAATGCGTGGTGCGCTTGCGCGCGGTCGATGCCCCGGTATGACCTGCCCGTCCATCGGGTATGTAGGTCTTGGATCCAGTCGCTGGTTAGGAGGCCCCCGATGCCTGCACCGCGAAAAGGCCCGCAACGCACCCCAGCGGTGCCAGAACCGAGCCGCCGGTCACCGCCCGTGGGCAGGCCTCAGGCCGGTCGCCCTCGTGACACGGCCCCTGGCGAACTGACACCGGATCAGGTGCGGCGCGCCTGGTCACTGCAACATCCCGAACGGCCGGAGGTCGCCTCGGCGCTCGAACGCCTCTACCGTCGTCGCTTCTGAGCGCCCGGACCAGCCAAACGCTGACCTGACGTGGCTGAAGGCGCGGTAGGACTGCGGGCGAGTGTCCGGGCTGGCTCAAGGCCGACGCCGGCTGTCCCCACCGGGCCAGAGCGCCTCCCGCAGACGTGCCAGGCCGCTTTGCCCCTGGACGCGGATCTCCACCAAACCCAGCGTATAGAGGGCCTCATCACGCACATACTGATGTAGCAGGCGGCGCACGGCGCCCACCGA containing:
- the rlmD gene encoding 23S rRNA (uracil(1939)-C(5))-methyltransferase RlmD; this translates as MSAKPPRHKLRVGERITLEPDCLVAGGEALGRLDGLPVFVPFAVPGDRLQARVISTKPDYARALITTVETPGTDRQDPPCPVFGQCGGCQWQMLGPAAQLRWKTRLVGEALQRTGGFGPDTLVAPCLPSPEIWHYRNKVHWAIAKPGTQWELGLYEARSHSVVMTSACAIQHPRLNAVQQALKEVLPMLDLSPYDERRGTGFLRSAFAKVGHRTGALMVGLVTREAAFPQGPALVAALRERLPDVHSIVQNVHPGVGNKLLGPRNLVLDGAEAIEETLAVSPERAPLRLSISPLAFFQVNGAAVEVLYDQVARACGLPPEPSAQRVPSLIVDAYSGTGAIAMFLAARGAPRVVGIEVVAEATRDAERGASNNGLTERCRFKTGKVEDLLAGVLAAAPGDTLVVLDPPRKGCEESVLQCLLQARPSVIVYVSCHPVTLARDLKRLAAGGYVLESVQPVDMFPQTAHVECVVRLRAVDAPV